Below is a genomic region from Anaerolineae bacterium.
AGCACGGGACGTTGTTGATGAGAGAGCGGCAGCGCTTCGTCGCCAACTTGGATATCGAAGCGCGCGCTCGCCATCGTGAGCTTACCAATGGCCGCGAGTACCTGCAATTGTATTATGTGCCCAGTTTCGATCCCGCTGGCCGGCCCCTGCCCAACGCGCAGCTTCCCCTTGCCCTGGCCCCTAATGGAATCGAGCCGGCCTCCTTCCCCCCGCCAGCTGAGGTCGCTGAGGCGTTCGCCGATCACCTTCGCGCGCTCTATCAAAGAGAGTTCGCCACTGGAGTGACGCTCGTCGGCCCTCACCGTGATGACTTGCGTTTCATGGTGGCCAACCGCGATCTGCGGATATATGGCTCGCGCGGACAACAGCGCACAGCCGCGTTGGCCCTCAAGCTAGCCGAAGTGCAAGTGATGGCCCAAGAGACGGGAGAACCGCCGATCTTGCTGCTAGACGACGTAATGTCAGAGTTAGACGCCACTCGACGACAGATGGTATTGCGTACGCTAAACGACGTCGCTCAAGCGATCATCACCACGACGGACTGGGAGGACTTCACGCCTTCGTTCAGAGCCCAGGCTCATTTGTTGCGGGTGTCCAATGGCAAGATCGAGGAAGTATCCCCCAGCGAGATATAACGTCTTATGGGGGAGTGGCGGCCGCTTTCAGCGCCCCTACCACTCTGGGATCGGCTGGCAGAAGCCCCACCCCTGGCAAGTAATCCAACAGGCCGATCCACTGAGGCTCTGCGGCGAACACCTCGCGCAAGATCTCTCTAGCTTCCTGGATCCGCCCGACGTTGGCGAGGGTCACTGCCTGCCAGAACGCTAACTCCTTAATCTCTGGAGCTAACTTAGCCGACTCGGCATAGGCCTGCAGCGCCTGTTCGATCTTCCCATCCGCCATCAGGACATCTCCCTGGTTAGAATAGCGATAGGCTCGGGCCAGCCTGACCAGGCGACGTAGCTCGGAGATGGGATCTGGGTGATCCTCAACTCGCAGGTCCATCACGCGGTCGGCCCACGGACGCCCAGTCGAGGTGCCCTGGACGATCAGGATGGCCGCGGATTGTCGGCCACGGACGTCACCGCCAGCCTCCTGCCCTGCCTCTAACGCCGCCAGAAGGCGCTCCGCCAGGTCGCCTGAGGCGTTTTCGAACGCTCTCGCCATGGCCGGCCAGACTTCAGGTCCGGCCATCAGGTTGGCTTGTACGGCATACTCCCGGCCCACCTGGTGACCAGCGAACGGGATGCAGGACTTCCCCGTGTGCACCGCCACCCGCCCCTGGGCATCCAGCATCGCCACCTGGCGCACTTCTGGGTGCGGATCCGCAGCCAGAAGGCCCCGCAACGCCTCCTCTGGTGTCCTGCCCGCCTTGAGCAGCTCTAGGCCCAGCGGCCCATAGCTCACTTCCACGAAGGACTGAGTGGCAACCACGCCGACTCCGGCCTCCCCCCACGGGACTATTGATCCTACCGAGAACCAATGGGATTGCACGGCCACACCCATTTCGCCTGTGGCCGGATCACGGGCTACGATGGAGAAAGTGTGCGCGTGAGGATAAGCTGACAAGGTGCGCTTCTTTAGGCAAAGCATAGGCTTTGGGATCAAATCTGCTGAGTTGTGGCATTGCTCGAACATGGCCAGTTTTCCCTCCTCATGGTCAAGGGGCTTTGCTTAAACGTCTTACAGCGGTCGGCGTACGGGCACACCAGCCCGACGAGGAAACTGTTCAGGTGTGGGGTGCGCTTTCTGCACCGCGACGATGAACCGCTCCTCGGCCAGATAGGGCACCTCAACGGGAAAGATGCAATGCAAGCGACCACCTAACACAGCTAGCGCCCGCTCGGAGGCCATGGCCTCCGCCGCTGCGGCGGGCCCCTTCCAGGCCAACAGCCAGCCATGAAGGCGCAAAAACGGCAAGGTCAGCTCCAGCAGGGGGCTGAGAGAAGCCACCGCGCGGGCTAAAGCCAAGTCATAGACGGCCCGATGTTCTGGCTGATGAGCCAACTCCTCGGCCCGGCCATGGATGGCGATCACGTTGCGCAGTCCCAACTCGGCGATCACATGTTCTAGAAACCGCACCTTCTTTCCAGTGGCCTCCAACAGCGTTAGGCGCAGAGCGGGCCAAGCGATCTTGAGGGCTAACCCGGGAAAGCCGGCTCCAGTTCCCACGTCAATTGCGGCAGGCGATGTACTCAGATGGGGTGCTCCTTCCTCTGAGGCGAGCTGAGAGAGCACTGTAAGGCAGCTCAACGAGTCCAGAAAGTGACGGACCTCTACCTGCTCAGGGCTATCCATGGCTGTGAGGTTAAAGCGGCGGTTCCATTCCAGCAAAAGATCGCTGAAACGCCGGAAGCACGTGAGCTGCTCCTCGGTTAATTCGATCCCCATCTGGCGGGCTCCCTGTCGCAGCCGCTCCATCTCACCGCCGCCAGGTCAATGTCACCCGGTAATTCGCCTCGGCACTAGCAGAGGTTATTACCACGCCAGCCTCCGCGCTCAGGGCTACCCCAAACTCCACCTGCACCTCATCTGGCGGGTCAGCTAGGCCGCGCAGCCTGGCGATGATGGCATCGGCGACCGGCCTCAGGCGTTCCAGCGTCGCTTCGAACGTCTGATGGGCCTGCACAATGGCTTCGCCGACGCGCCCAGCGCGCGTCATATCTGCTTCCTCCGCCGGTTCCTGCACTTGAATTAGGACAGAGCCCCCCGCCTCTAACGGGAATTCGATTAGACGCCTCATGATCAGCCCCCGCTTATGAGCGCACTGGCTGTGCCTTCCGGCGCTGACGTGTTTCCGCCTTCTTTTGCCAGGGAGGTGGAATGGGGGAGGAACTCCTTCTCAAAGATGATGAGGTCGTCCCCAGGGGCGTAGAAATCATGAATCACTGCTGCATAGTGATAACCGCATTCCTCGTAGAAGCGCCGAGCGGGCGCATAGGCCGGCGTGCTCGACGTTTCCACCACCAGAAGACGTCCACCACGGGCCTGTACCTCGGCTTCCACTCGTTCTAGTAGGGCATGGCCAATTCCACGCCCACGGCTTGCCGGATCCACGGCAATCCAATATAGATCAAAGGTACCTTTAGTGAGCGGAGCTGGGCCAAAGCAGGCGAACCCCACCACCCGTGAACTCTCCCGGTAAACCAAGAACGAGTATCCGCTGGCCTCTCCTTGCCCAAGGTAAGCGTTCCACAGCTCCTCGACACATGCCACATCTGTTGGGCTAAAGGCGTTGACTTGAGCTGTTAGCTCACGAATTTGCTGGCCATCTTCTGCTCGCGCTTTCTCGATCATATACATGAATCCTTTTGCTTCAAGGCTAGCTCCAGAATTCGCACGACCATTTGCGTGTAGGTATATCCGGCTGCCTGAGCTGCAATGGCAAATCCAGCATCGGGGGACAAATCCGGGTTGGTGTTGACCTCGATCACATAAACCGTCCCATCATCAGCCAGCCGCGTATCCATACGAGCATATCCGCGACAGCCGATAGCCGCCCAGGCCCGCCGCGCAAGGCTCGACAGATGTGCCCGAAGAGCCGGCGTGATTGGGGCTGGACACCGGGACTGGATATGAGTGTACTCAAAGGAGCGCGAATCCCATTTCGCAGAAAAAGATAAAATGCGTAGGTGGGAATCAGCAAGGGCACTGAAGTCCGATTCAGAAGGCGGAAGGACCTCGGGTGGCTCGCCCCACACCGAGACGCTGAACTCACGACCTGGAATAAACGCCTCAACCAGAGCGGCCTGACGATAGCATTCCACCACATACGCCACGCGATCGCGGAGTTGAGAGAGAGTGTAGACCACCGATTCCGCCTCGATCCCAATGCTGCCATGCTCAGCGGCCGGCTTGACGATCAGAGGGAAGCTCAAGCCAACAAGGGATTCTGGTGTGATCTCAGAGGGATGGCGGAAAAACCTTCCCGGCGGGATCGGCACTCCGGCCGCTGCCAGCGCTTTACGGCCACGGACCTTGTTAATGGAAAGCACCATGGCATCGCCATCGGAGCCTGTAAAGCGATATCCCATGGCCTCTAACGCCCAGGCAATGCGTGCCTCTTCGAAGAGTCGACCTTCCACCCCCTCGCCTAGATTGAAGACCACCCACTCAGTCGGAGGATATGGAGCTAACGCTAGCTCCACGTCGGTGAGGATGGGCACCTGCACTACCCGATATCCGGCTGTCAGGAGCGCTTCAGCTACCGCCTGAGCGCAAGTGATCACCCCTTGCTCGGCTAATAGATCGTGCGCTTGCCCTTTTATCAAGCGCTCACTGCGATTGTACAGGACTACGACTCCTGGAGGTGGCTCCTTTATGTCCGTTCGCACGGTCACTCACTTTCGAGATCACGTGGACTAACAACAGCAAGCCTTCCCACTGGATGTAAGGTTATTAGCATCTCATCAAGGCCACCGACATTCAGGATTATACCAGACCATCGGGCAGGCATGTAAACACGTGATCGAGTTGGAATGCCTCCTCAACAAGTTGTCGAAACTGACTTTCACAGCCTGCGCCACCACAGGATCAGGCTGATCAAGCCCAAGATGGCGGCACTGGCGATCCCTACCAACCCGAATACCAACAGCCGCATCACATCCTGACGAGTTCCCTCAATCGGTGAAGGCGGCATCCGCCTAGTAGGCTCCCGACGAGCCGACTCCTGAGGTGGCTCGAGGACGGAACGCTCTTCGGAAAGCCTCTCTGCTACTATCGTTGGGGAAGGGGTCGGCGCTTCGATCGCAGCTTCGATCGTGGCCAGAGGCAAGGCGGGCTGTTCCACCACTGACGCGGTAGGGACTGGTGTAACCAATTCAGTAGGTATGGGCATAACAGGCTCCATCAAAGAGGGTGGCGGAAACTGCTCAGAAGGTGTCACCCAGATGGGCGTCGGTGTCGGCGTGGGGATCACCATGGACGTTTGCAAAGGTGTGAAAGTGGGAAAGGGCGCAGGGGAAGGTGTGGGCGTAAACGCGGGGATAGGCGTTGGAGGGATCACTGTGATCTTCAAAAGCCGCTCTTGCTCTCCCTCGGCAGTGAAAAGCTGCAGCCGATACATAGTGCTGACGGTCGGGCAAATCAGCATGAACCCAGAAAGAGGTTTCGGCTCGCCCTCTACGAGCACGCTTTGCGCATTGCCCACGTTCCACCGCAGCCAGGTACATGTTCCCTTCACGATCATCGTGCTATCAGCAGTGAAAGTGGCATACGGCGTGGGAGTGGGAATAGACGTGGGCGATTGCTGAGCCCAGCTCGTGTGATGAGGACTGCGCACAAGGGTGAGATGGATGATCCACACCATAATGAGGAGCCACGATAGCCCCGTCATGATCGCTCTAGTAGCCCCTCGTGCTGGTCTGAGAATAGGGCGATCCGTCATGAGCCTCTCTCTACATAGCACCTCAGAGGCGGTATTGGCCCAACAACACGAGTTCCCCGATCGTCTGCAGAGAGGCCCGACTCTCAGAAAGCGATACCAATATAGAGCCGCACCTTACTTGCGCCTGCCTCGTCTGTCAGATCCGGCATTTAGGCCTTCCGCCGCTGCTCCCTTGCGGCAAGGAGTATAACACCGAGAGCTAGAAGGTGTCAACCGGCTTGCAGCACCCCTTACTTGCAAGTGGACAAGGCGTCAGATACAATCCCTCATCAGAGCCATAGATGTCTTACCGTCCATCGTCGAATCAACATGGGAGGTCAAGGATGAAAGCAGTTCGCGTACACTCGTTCGGTGGCCCCGAGGTGCTGACTTATGAGGAGATTCCGCTGCCGGAGCCAGGCCCGGGCGAGGCGCGGGTGAGGATTGAGGCGGCAGGAGTTAACTTCATTGATATCTATCACCGTACAGGCCAGTACCGGGGGCAGTTGCCTATGACCCTGGGGATGGAAGCCGCCGGCGTGGTGGATGTCGTCGGCGCCGGGGTCACCGAGGTGCGGCCGGGCGACCGCGTCGCCTACGCCATGCAGCAGGGCTCATACGCCGAGTACGCCATCGTCCCCGCCTGGAAGCTGGTGCCGGTGCCCGACGCGATAGACACTCAATCGGCGGCCGCGGTCATGTTACAGGGGATGACGGCACACTATCTGACCTACAGCACCTATCCGCTCCAGCCAGGGGATATAGCGCTGGTACACGCAGCGGCGGGTGGCGTCGGGCTGTTGCTGGTGCAGTTGGCCAAGCGGCGAGGAGCGCGGGTAATCGGCACCGTCTCTACTGAAGAGAAGGCACGCCTGGCCCAGGAAATGGGCGCAGATGAGGTGGTCCTGTACACCCAGGCCGATTTTGAGGCAGAAGTGCGACGGCTTACCAGTGGCCGAGGCGTGGACGTCGTCTATGATTCGGTGGGCAGGGCGACCTTTGACAAAAGCTTGAATTGTCTCCGGCCGCGCGGCTACCTGGTGCTCTATGGACAATCCAGTGGCGCTGTACCGCCGCTCGATCCGCAGGTGCTGAACACCAAAGGTTCCCTCTTTCTGACCCGGCCCAGCCTGGGGCATTACGCTGCCACACGGGAAGAGCTGCTGGGACGGGCGAACGATCTGTTCCAGTGGATGATGGATGGCGCATTGGCCGTGCGGATTGACCAGACGTACCCTCTGTCGGAAGCGGCTGCAGCGCATCGGTACATGGAAGGCCGGCAGACGAAAGGGAAAGTTTTGTTGATCCCGTGAGTTGAGCCAGGTGATCGGATAGGCTGCGAAGCCGCCCATCCGATCACCCATCTCCAAGCCTATCTCCCAAGAGCCTTCCTCCCCGCCTCCAAGAGCTCGATGATCGCCTCTACATCGTATACGCAACCGCCCCAGGTGCCGCCGCTGGCGTTCTGTAGCGCTGCCCATAGGCGTGTGTCATCGGGCAGGTCGGGATCAGAGGTTAGGTCGGGATGTGGGTCTCGCGACGCTAACACAGCCGCCCCTTCCTCTGGACTGTACCGCCGCCCATCATGGCCGATCAGGTTCACGCTCCCCGTCAAGTGAACGCAATCAATAATGATCTGGATCGTGTCCCCTTCGCGCACGCGGCCAATGGGGCCGCCGGCCAGCGCTTCCGGACTCACATGGCCGATGCACGCGCCCGTGCTCACCCCGCTGAACCGGGCATCGGTGATGAGCGCCACCTCCTTGCCCCAGGGCAGGTGCCGTAAGGCCGCCGTGAGCTGGTAAACCTCTTCCATGCCGGACCCCATCGGCCCCCGACCAATCAGCACGATGACGTCCCCTGGCCGGATTGGCCGGTCGTTCAGCCCTTTGACAGCGGCGATGGCTGCCCGTTCGTTGGTGAAGACACGCGCGGGGCCGATCTTGCGATAGACGCCGTCGGGATCCACTACGCTGGGATCAATCGCTGTGCTCTTGATCACAGAGCCCTCCGGGGCCAAGTTGCCCACCGGAAATGTGACGGTGCTGGTAAGCCCCCGTTCACGCGCTCGTTGCGGGCTCATGATCACCTCGTCAGGGTCCACCCCATCCTCGCTTCGTAGCCGCTCGCGCAGCCGTTGGCGTCGTTCGCTGCGCTCCCACATCTCTAGCATCTCACCCAGGGGCCGGCCCTGCACGGTCAGCGTGTCCAGACGTAGCAGCCCCAGATCACGCAGATGCAGCATCACCTCGGGCACGCCGCCAGCCAGAAACACGCGCACCGTGGGATGGCCTACTGGCCCGTTGGGCAACACGTCTACCAACCGCGGCACCATGCGGTTGATCCGCGCCCAGTCCTCCAACGTCGGCCGTCGCAACCCCGCTGCGTGGGCGATGGCTGGGATATGCAGCAACAGATTGGTGCTGCCGCCAAACGCGGCATGGGTGACCATCGCATTGTGGATCGAGTCCTCGGTCAGGATGTCGGCGATCGTGATGCCAGCCTCTTCCAGAGCCATCAACGCCTGCGCCGAGCGCCGCGCCATATCAAGCCAGATCGGCTGGCCAGATGGCGTAAGGGCTGAGTGGGTCAGGGAGAGGCCCAGCGCCTCGCACACAACCTGACTGGTGGCCGCGGTGCCCAGAAACTGACACCCCCCGCCAGGCGAGGCGCAGGCGCGGCAGCCCAGCTCGGCGGCCTCCTCTAGGGTGATCAGCCCATGGGCGAAGCGGGCACCCAGCGATTGAACCTTGCCGGCGTCCTCGCCCTCTGTCGGAGGCAGGGTGACGCCGCCGGGCACCACAATACAGGGCAGCCTGCGTTGCGCTGCCAACGCCATCATCATGGCGGGCAGCCCTTTATCGCAGGTGGCCACCCCCATTACCCCGCGCCGCGTGGGCAGGGAACGGATGAGCCGGCGCAGCACGATCGCCGCATCGTTACGGTAGGGCAGGCTGTCGAACATGCCAGTTGTGCCCTGGGTCCGCCCATCGCAGGGGTCGGAGACGAAACCGGCGAAGGGAATACACCCCTGGCGGCGGAACTCCTCCGCTGCAGCTTGCATCAACAGTCCGACCTCCCAGTGGCCGGTGTGATAGCCTAGGGCGATGGGGCTGCCATCAGGGGCGCGGATGCCACCTTGAGTGCTTAGGATCAGAAACTCCTTCCGGCGGAGTTGAGCGGGGTCCCAGCCCATGCCGACATCTTGAGTGAGGCCGAAGATCTCGCCGCTGGGTGCATGAAGTAAATACTCCGCGTCGAGGGGAAGCCGGCCTGCTGGCCCGGGGGCATGAGTGCGGACAGCATAGATGCTAGGATCTGAGGAATCCATTGAGATGAACGCAGCTTTCATGTTTTTGCTCCTCTCGAATGTTGCTGTTGGCTCTGGTGTTTCGGACCTTTTGACTTCTTCAGATCGCTCCCAAGGGAAGGTTTCTTTGCAGCTACGGCCTTAGCGCAAGGCGCTTTGAAAACCCGCTGACAGATTGCGCATGCACTACGGCCCTGCCCTCCGTTGCGAACTCGGATAGCATCTGCTATAATCTTGGCACGTCGTCAAAAATCCATTCCATGAGCGTGCCACTCGCTCAGGAGGAGGTAATCATGGACATTGGCAAGGCTTTCGGCTTCGTCTTCGAAGACCCCGAGTGGTTAATCAAGGTGCTGGTCGGTGGCCTCGTGATCCTGGGCGGGGTACTGCTCAGCCCGATCCTGGTCGGATTCTTCCTTCTGTTCGTCCTGGAGGGGTATTCCATCCAACTATTGAAGAATGTCCGAGACGGCCTGAAACATCCTTTGCCGCGCTGGGACAACTGGGGGGACAAGGCCGTCAAAGGTCTCAAGCTCTTCGTTATCTTCCTGATCTGGGCGATCCCGATCATCGCCGTATCGTTGGTGTCCTTTGTGATCTCAGCCCTGGCCGCTGACAACCAGGATCTTACCCCTGTAGCCGCCGCAGCCTCTATTTGTCTCGCATGCGTATCTTTCCTGTGGGGTATCTGGTTAGCCGTGCTCTCGCCGGCCATTTGTGTCCGCTTTGCGGAGACCGAACAGATCAGCGCTGGTTTTGAGCTGAGCAGGCTTTTGGCTTTCATTCGCGACAACCTTGGCGACATCATCGTTGCCGTGTTGATCAGCCTGGTCGCCAGCATAGTGGCTTTGATCGCCGGCTTTATCCTCTGCGCCATCGGCCTGTTGTTCACTGGCTTCTGGGCAGGGTTAGTGCAATTCCACCTGTTCGGCCAGATCGCCCGGCGTGATGCGGCCCGGCGCGCCGCATCACCGGTGATGGCATAACCCCGGCCCTTTTATCAGCGTGCATCAGCGATGAGGTGCGCCCTAGACACCCGTTGAAAACCGGAGCCTGTTCCAGCTTTTGGGCGCCGAGCAGTTGGGCAGGCTGATTTTTAGGGCCTGCTCAAGAGCAGGCGAATCAGCTCATCCGCCTGGGTAAAGTCTGGGATCAGCAGGTCAGCTCCGGCGCGGATGAGCCGCTGTCGTTTCCGCTCGTTCCAGCCGCGCCGATGGATCTCGTCTGACGCCACGCCCAGCGCGAGGGCGCCGCGCGCTTTCGCCTCGCGTATCTCCACCGGCCCATCGCCGACCACCAACAGTTCAGGCCCACGCAGGCCGTGCTCGTCCAGGATGCGCTGGATGATCCGCGCCTTGTCATGCGCTTCGGTCTCGTCCAGCGCGCCGTAGATGCCGCCGGCGAACAGCGGCGCAATCCTCAGCGCGCCAGCTTCTTCCACTACATAGACGTGATCGGACCCTGATGCTAGATAGAGGATGACGCCGTGCGTCACCAGCGCCTCTAGGAAGCGCCGGGCGCCGGCGATCATCAAATCGTCCGCGGTGACTTCGCCGCGCATCAGGCGGCCCAATCGCTCGCGCACTGGCCGCAGCAGACGCTCGTTGTAGATCGCCTTGTATTCCCGCGCGGTGCGCGGCTGCCGGGTCAGCCTGTGTCGGCGCACCGCCTCCTCCAGCCATTCCATCTGCCGGATTGTCAGGATACCGGTGGAGCGGTCCACGTATTCGGCTACCTCGGCCTCGATGGCCGCCCGCCGCTCGGCCGAGACCTCTGCGCCCTCGCAGATCATCTCCACCATCAGCGGCCGCATGATCTCCTCCCATCCCTGGCGAATGGTGGAGATCGTGCCGTCAAAGTCGAAGAGGGCATGGCGTACGTAGCCGACAGAAGCGGATGGGTTCAGGACTTCTAGCCAGTCATCGGTCATCAGCAGCGATCCCCGGCGCTCAGCCCGCGCTACTCAGCCAGTGATAATCACTAGTGATTGCCTTTGGCCCAGGGAATCACGAAGCTACTTC
It encodes:
- a CDS encoding DUF1028 domain-containing protein, with the protein product MSAYPHAHTFSIVARDPATGEMGVAVQSHWFSVGSIVPWGEAGVGVVATQSFVEVSYGPLGLELLKAGRTPEEALRGLLAADPHPEVRQVAMLDAQGRVAVHTGKSCIPFAGHQVGREYAVQANLMAGPEVWPAMARAFENASGDLAERLLAALEAGQEAGGDVRGRQSAAILIVQGTSTGRPWADRVMDLRVEDHPDPISELRRLVRLARAYRYSNQGDVLMADGKIEQALQAYAESAKLAPEIKELAFWQAVTLANVGRIQEAREILREVFAAEPQWIGLLDYLPGVGLLPADPRVVGALKAAATPP
- a CDS encoding quinone oxidoreductase translates to MKAVRVHSFGGPEVLTYEEIPLPEPGPGEARVRIEAAGVNFIDIYHRTGQYRGQLPMTLGMEAAGVVDVVGAGVTEVRPGDRVAYAMQQGSYAEYAIVPAWKLVPVPDAIDTQSAAAVMLQGMTAHYLTYSTYPLQPGDIALVHAAAGGVGLLLVQLAKRRGARVIGTVSTEEKARLAQEMGADEVVLYTQADFEAEVRRLTSGRGVDVVYDSVGRATFDKSLNCLRPRGYLVLYGQSSGAVPPLDPQVLNTKGSLFLTRPSLGHYAATREELLGRANDLFQWMMDGALAVRIDQTYPLSEAAAAHRYMEGRQTKGKVLLIP
- a CDS encoding GNAT family N-acetyltransferase, yielding MIEKARAEDGQQIRELTAQVNAFSPTDVACVEELWNAYLGQGEASGYSFLVYRESSRVVGFACFGPAPLTKGTFDLYWIAVDPASRGRGIGHALLERVEAEVQARGGRLLVVETSSTPAYAPARRFYEECGYHYAAVIHDFYAPGDDLIIFEKEFLPHSTSLAKEGGNTSAPEGTASALISGG
- a CDS encoding YjhG/YagF family D-xylonate dehydratase, which gives rise to MKAAFISMDSSDPSIYAVRTHAPGPAGRLPLDAEYLLHAPSGEIFGLTQDVGMGWDPAQLRRKEFLILSTQGGIRAPDGSPIALGYHTGHWEVGLLMQAAAEEFRRQGCIPFAGFVSDPCDGRTQGTTGMFDSLPYRNDAAIVLRRLIRSLPTRRGVMGVATCDKGLPAMMMALAAQRRLPCIVVPGGVTLPPTEGEDAGKVQSLGARFAHGLITLEEAAELGCRACASPGGGCQFLGTAATSQVVCEALGLSLTHSALTPSGQPIWLDMARRSAQALMALEEAGITIADILTEDSIHNAMVTHAAFGGSTNLLLHIPAIAHAAGLRRPTLEDWARINRMVPRLVDVLPNGPVGHPTVRVFLAGGVPEVMLHLRDLGLLRLDTLTVQGRPLGEMLEMWERSERRQRLRERLRSEDGVDPDEVIMSPQRARERGLTSTVTFPVGNLAPEGSVIKSTAIDPSVVDPDGVYRKIGPARVFTNERAAIAAVKGLNDRPIRPGDVIVLIGRGPMGSGMEEVYQLTAALRHLPWGKEVALITDARFSGVSTGACIGHVSPEALAGGPIGRVREGDTIQIIIDCVHLTGSVNLIGHDGRRYSPEEGAAVLASRDPHPDLTSDPDLPDDTRLWAALQNASGGTWGGCVYDVEAIIELLEAGRKALGR
- a CDS encoding DUF4013 domain-containing protein encodes the protein MDIGKAFGFVFEDPEWLIKVLVGGLVILGGVLLSPILVGFFLLFVLEGYSIQLLKNVRDGLKHPLPRWDNWGDKAVKGLKLFVIFLIWAIPIIAVSLVSFVISALAADNQDLTPVAAAASICLACVSFLWGIWLAVLSPAICVRFAETEQISAGFELSRLLAFIRDNLGDIIVAVLISLVASIVALIAGFILCAIGLLFTGFWAGLVQFHLFGQIARRDAARRAASPVMA
- a CDS encoding ATP-grasp domain-containing protein — protein: MRTDIKEPPPGVVVLYNRSERLIKGQAHDLLAEQGVITCAQAVAEALLTAGYRVVQVPILTDVELALAPYPPTEWVVFNLGEGVEGRLFEEARIAWALEAMGYRFTGSDGDAMVLSINKVRGRKALAAAGVPIPPGRFFRHPSEITPESLVGLSFPLIVKPAAEHGSIGIEAESVVYTLSQLRDRVAYVVECYRQAALVEAFIPGREFSVSVWGEPPEVLPPSESDFSALADSHLRILSFSAKWDSRSFEYTHIQSRCPAPITPALRAHLSSLARRAWAAIGCRGYARMDTRLADDGTVYVIEVNTNPDLSPDAGFAIAAQAAGYTYTQMVVRILELALKQKDSCI
- the recF gene encoding DNA replication/repair protein RecF, with amino-acid sequence MHHLSLTNFRNYIRLELDFPARWTLLQGGNAQGKSNLLEAIYYLATGRALQAEAERELVNWLALEDPLPYARAAADITHAHQSQRLEITLMPANGPGRLLNFRKQVRINGVIRRALDLVGNLRVVLFVPQDIELIAGPPAHRRRYLDVALCQMSRAYCRALASYNQVLAQRNALLRAFQERGAASMRGSDQEQLQFWNEQLIEHGTLLMRERQRFVANLDIEARARHRELTNGREYLQLYYVPSFDPAGRPLPNAQLPLALAPNGIEPASFPPPAEVAEAFADHLRALYQREFATGVTLVGPHRDDLRFMVANRDLRIYGSRGQQRTAALALKLAEVQVMAQETGEPPILLLDDVMSELDATRRQMVLRTLNDVAQAIITTTDWEDFTPSFRAQAHLLRVSNGKIEEVSPSEI
- the rsmG gene encoding 16S rRNA (guanine(527)-N(7))-methyltransferase RsmG produces the protein MERLRQGARQMGIELTEEQLTCFRRFSDLLLEWNRRFNLTAMDSPEQVEVRHFLDSLSCLTVLSQLASEEGAPHLSTSPAAIDVGTGAGFPGLALKIAWPALRLTLLEATGKKVRFLEHVIAELGLRNVIAIHGRAEELAHQPEHRAVYDLALARAVASLSPLLELTLPFLRLHGWLLAWKGPAAAAEAMASERALAVLGGRLHCIFPVEVPYLAEERFIVAVQKAHPTPEQFPRRAGVPVRRPL
- a CDS encoding HAD family hydrolase; protein product: MTDDWLEVLNPSASVGYVRHALFDFDGTISTIRQGWEEIMRPLMVEMICEGAEVSAERRAAIEAEVAEYVDRSTGILTIRQMEWLEEAVRRHRLTRQPRTAREYKAIYNERLLRPVRERLGRLMRGEVTADDLMIAGARRFLEALVTHGVILYLASGSDHVYVVEEAGALRIAPLFAGGIYGALDETEAHDKARIIQRILDEHGLRGPELLVVGDGPVEIREAKARGALALGVASDEIHRRGWNERKRQRLIRAGADLLIPDFTQADELIRLLLSRP